In Yoonia sp. SS1-5, a single window of DNA contains:
- a CDS encoding MBL fold metallo-hydrolase — protein sequence MNTVLNRRNLLTGAAALPLGSVAATGFAQSAPAGAPVIGRVSPQYQLGNMKFTQLLDVSGFKDDPKAEYGVSVTDEEFAKVSAANFIPADALQFYMSPTLIETAGQKILVDTGVGKGGLEKSLAEAGVSPDDIDIVVITHMHPDHIGGLMADGLPIYKNARYVTGSDEYNFWAKMDEGNFVGDMVRRLFTPLAERATFLGNGGEVVSGISLEASFGHSPGHMCVRLESEGQQIMMTADLANHYIWSFAEPDWAFKFDANPEAASSARRQVLGMLAADQIPMIGYHMPFPGVGYVETRGNGFRFVPASYQLLG from the coding sequence ATGAATACAGTATTGAACCGCCGCAATCTCTTGACCGGAGCAGCTGCTCTGCCCTTGGGCTCTGTAGCCGCCACCGGATTTGCCCAAAGTGCCCCTGCAGGCGCGCCAGTTATCGGTCGCGTGTCACCGCAATATCAGCTGGGGAACATGAAGTTTACGCAGTTGCTTGATGTCTCCGGATTCAAAGATGACCCGAAAGCCGAATACGGTGTAAGCGTTACAGACGAGGAATTCGCGAAGGTTTCTGCTGCGAACTTCATTCCGGCCGATGCCCTACAATTCTATATGTCGCCTACCCTCATCGAGACTGCTGGTCAAAAAATTCTGGTTGATACCGGCGTCGGGAAAGGTGGTCTTGAAAAATCCCTCGCGGAAGCAGGTGTATCGCCAGACGACATTGATATCGTCGTAATTACGCACATGCACCCCGATCACATCGGTGGTTTGATGGCCGACGGCCTGCCTATCTATAAGAATGCCCGCTACGTCACAGGCTCCGACGAATATAACTTTTGGGCAAAAATGGATGAAGGAAACTTTGTCGGAGACATGGTACGCAGATTGTTCACGCCTTTGGCGGAACGCGCGACGTTTCTTGGAAACGGAGGGGAAGTTGTTTCTGGCATATCTCTAGAGGCGTCTTTTGGGCATTCGCCCGGTCACATGTGTGTTCGGCTGGAGAGCGAAGGCCAGCAGATCATGATGACTGCAGATCTCGCCAATCACTACATTTGGTCGTTTGCGGAACCGGATTGGGCATTTAAGTTTGATGCTAATCCCGAGGCAGCTTCGTCCGCGCGCCGCCAGGTCTTAGGAATGTTAGCTGCCGATCAAATCCCGATGATTGGATACCACATGCCATTCCCGGGCGTGGGCTATGTCGAGACACGCGGGAACGGGTTCCGGTTCGTCCCAGCATCTTACCAGCTTCTCGGATAG
- a CDS encoding MBL fold metallo-hydrolase, translating to MNKPAFDPNNRMSPPGLPAHLADAINPDTPTTGVPTPRVSRAFYMGDFKITSLLDVTGLQNDPKSEYAKEVPQAEWEQVSKDNFLSIEELQFFITPTLIETPKERILIDAGMGKGGLTASLAEAGVSPESIDVVIITHLHPDHIGGLMSEGRPTFPNARYVAGAVEYDFWKKMPLDMLPAKLVKMMFTPLAEKTTFIGAGETTVSGIAAIESFGHSPGHLCFMLESQGQQIMLTADLANHYVWSFAKPDWAFGFDGDTDMASKSRREVLGMLAADKIPMIGYHMPFPGVGHVETREDGFRFVPFTYQMHG from the coding sequence ATGAACAAACCAGCTTTCGATCCCAACAACCGCATGTCCCCTCCCGGCCTGCCTGCGCACCTTGCAGATGCGATCAACCCAGATACGCCGACAACAGGTGTTCCGACACCGCGTGTTTCTCGGGCGTTCTACATGGGCGACTTCAAAATCACGTCGCTGCTTGATGTGACTGGCCTACAGAACGACCCAAAGAGCGAATACGCCAAAGAGGTTCCACAGGCCGAGTGGGAACAGGTGTCTAAAGACAACTTCCTGTCCATCGAGGAATTGCAGTTCTTCATCACGCCCACACTTATTGAGACACCCAAAGAGCGCATCTTGATTGATGCGGGCATGGGCAAAGGCGGTCTGACCGCTTCTTTAGCTGAGGCAGGCGTTTCACCAGAGTCCATCGACGTTGTGATCATCACACACCTTCACCCAGATCACATCGGCGGCTTGATGTCCGAGGGCCGCCCAACCTTCCCGAACGCGCGCTATGTTGCCGGTGCTGTAGAGTATGACTTTTGGAAAAAGATGCCGCTCGACATGCTGCCTGCCAAGCTCGTGAAAATGATGTTCACGCCGCTGGCCGAGAAAACCACGTTCATTGGTGCCGGTGAAACGACGGTTTCAGGGATCGCGGCCATCGAGTCCTTCGGGCACTCCCCTGGCCACCTCTGCTTTATGCTCGAAAGCCAAGGCCAACAGATCATGCTGACCGCCGATCTTGCGAACCACTATGTTTGGTCTTTCGCAAAACCGGATTGGGCCTTTGGTTTCGACGGCGACACAGACATGGCGTCCAAGTCACGTCGCGAAGTTCTGGGCATGCTCGCAGCCGACAAAATCCCGATGATTGGCTACCACATGCCATTCCCAGGCGTCGGCCATGTTGAGACCCGCGAAGACGGTTTCCGCTTCGTGCCGTTCACATACCAGATGCACGGCTAA
- a CDS encoding recombinase family protein: protein MTRTGDILGYARVSTADQDLSGQKDRLLQHGAIRVFEDVISGKTFNRPGLTELLDQARPNDTLAVIRLDRLGRSLKELLETVDDLKAREINLISLEERIDTTSAAGELVFHVFGAIAHFERRLISERTKDGLINARKHGRNPGRPPLQPETISALQDLVSAGQSVAQAAKHLGIGRSTAYKVIRNATP from the coding sequence ATGACACGCACTGGCGACATCCTCGGATACGCAAGAGTCTCCACCGCCGACCAAGACCTGTCCGGCCAAAAAGACCGGTTGCTACAACACGGCGCTATTCGCGTGTTCGAGGACGTGATCTCCGGCAAGACGTTCAACCGACCTGGGCTAACAGAACTGCTTGATCAGGCGCGCCCCAACGACACCCTCGCCGTTATCCGCCTTGATCGTTTGGGACGCTCGCTCAAGGAGCTGCTGGAAACCGTCGATGACCTGAAGGCCAGAGAGATCAACCTGATCAGCCTTGAAGAGCGGATCGACACGACATCTGCCGCTGGCGAACTCGTATTCCACGTGTTCGGGGCCATCGCGCATTTCGAGCGCCGCCTGATCTCAGAGCGCACCAAAGATGGCCTGATCAACGCCCGAAAGCATGGTCGCAACCCTGGGCGCCCACCATTGCAACCCGAGACAATCTCAGCCCTCCAGGATCTCGTCAGCGCAGGACAATCCGTCGCCCAGGCCGCAAAACACCTCGGCATAGGCAGATCAACAGCTTACAAGGTGATCAGAAACGCTACACCATAA
- a CDS encoding MFS transporter: MNPHAHHDPGTSPAIGPTLAVLAISSLTIMANATIAPSLPGLAQAFADVPNVETLLGLLLSLPSLAIILTAGLAGIIADKIGRKPVLYVSLILYALGGASGLVLDTLNGLLIGRIVLGVGVAGAMTIATMLAADLWTGQARMKFMGKQAAVMSMGGIVFLLVGGALAEISWRGAFGIYLLALPFAVLCMANLTDDVMTKPAATAQKVKLDWGICLKIGILGFFTMAVFYLIPTRLPFLLAEIGVTSPAASGAAIAAVTLAGVPASLNFQRIRAKLSPTGIYALGFSSMFIGFAIITTANGYAQIIVGGLFVGAALGFIMPNQNMWLMSSVAPQARGRAAGVLTTFVFAGQFAGPVIAGLLAPSVGLSGLFATFAGALAVVAAIMLVISLLSRQLQSAGKPAE; the protein is encoded by the coding sequence ATGAACCCTCACGCACATCATGATCCGGGCACATCCCCGGCAATCGGACCAACGCTTGCCGTTTTGGCAATTTCCAGCCTCACAATCATGGCAAACGCTACCATCGCACCATCCCTGCCCGGTTTGGCACAAGCATTTGCTGACGTCCCAAATGTGGAGACGCTCCTAGGATTACTTCTGAGCCTTCCATCTCTTGCAATTATCCTGACTGCTGGTCTCGCTGGGATTATTGCAGACAAAATCGGCCGCAAGCCCGTTTTGTATGTTTCGCTCATTCTCTATGCACTAGGCGGCGCATCCGGCCTTGTTTTGGATACGCTTAATGGTCTCCTTATCGGGCGTATTGTCCTTGGCGTTGGTGTTGCTGGTGCGATGACTATCGCGACGATGCTGGCTGCTGACCTCTGGACTGGCCAAGCCCGGATGAAGTTTATGGGCAAACAAGCCGCTGTCATGAGCATGGGCGGGATTGTCTTTCTACTTGTCGGCGGTGCGCTCGCTGAGATCTCATGGCGGGGTGCATTCGGGATCTATCTGTTGGCACTCCCCTTCGCAGTTTTGTGCATGGCGAACCTAACCGATGATGTGATGACCAAACCTGCAGCCACAGCCCAGAAAGTGAAACTCGATTGGGGCATCTGCCTGAAAATTGGCATCCTTGGTTTTTTCACGATGGCAGTTTTTTACCTGATCCCGACGCGTCTACCTTTTTTGCTGGCTGAAATCGGTGTTACATCTCCCGCCGCCTCCGGCGCCGCAATTGCCGCAGTAACATTAGCCGGTGTTCCTGCATCGCTTAACTTCCAGCGAATCCGAGCCAAACTCTCTCCCACTGGCATTTATGCACTCGGCTTCAGCTCGATGTTCATTGGGTTCGCCATCATCACTACGGCGAATGGTTATGCCCAGATCATCGTAGGTGGGTTGTTTGTTGGTGCGGCGTTGGGCTTTATCATGCCCAATCAGAACATGTGGCTAATGAGCTCTGTCGCTCCACAAGCGCGAGGCCGTGCCGCTGGTGTTCTGACAACCTTTGTCTTTGCAGGCCAGTTCGCTGGGCCAGTAATTGCAGGACTTCTTGCACCTTCCGTTGGATTGAGCGGATTGTTCGCGACTTTCGCTGGGGCTCTTGCTGTGGTTGCCGCCATAATGCTGGTGATCAGCTTGCTATCACGCCAGCTGCAATCGGCTGGAAAACCTGCCGAATGA
- a CDS encoding DUF2461 domain-containing protein translates to MTQQVAFTDTTFQLLEGLRDNNNKEWYAENKAAFKAACLDPFALLLDQITNRVAGEPLPLEGSEQTMFRMHRDVRFSKDKSPYKPSVSGMMTRSGTKAEMNGMAFIQMDPTGGFVAGGFYRLPTPKLNAIRQRIIDQADEFSTILDTLKSQGHQLSEMQRLTRMPKGFTQYDDHIHAEHVKLKGFIVRRAFDRDVWVSGEIAALGAVVVSQVAPLLQFGMDALQDA, encoded by the coding sequence ATGACACAACAGGTCGCCTTCACAGACACGACTTTCCAACTTTTGGAAGGTCTTCGCGATAACAATAACAAAGAATGGTACGCCGAAAACAAGGCTGCGTTCAAAGCCGCTTGCCTCGATCCTTTCGCGCTACTTCTCGACCAGATAACAAACCGCGTTGCGGGTGAGCCCTTGCCGTTGGAAGGTAGCGAGCAAACGATGTTTCGGATGCACCGCGACGTTCGGTTCTCAAAGGACAAAAGCCCCTACAAACCATCCGTGTCTGGCATGATGACTCGTTCCGGCACGAAAGCTGAAATGAACGGTATGGCGTTTATTCAGATGGACCCAACCGGCGGCTTTGTCGCGGGCGGCTTCTACCGACTGCCGACCCCAAAGCTGAACGCGATCCGCCAGCGGATCATCGACCAAGCAGATGAATTCTCCACAATTCTCGACACGCTCAAAAGCCAAGGCCATCAGCTATCCGAAATGCAACGGCTGACCCGTATGCCAAAGGGCTTCACACAGTACGACGATCATATCCACGCCGAACACGTCAAGCTCAAAGGCTTCATCGTCAGACGGGCATTTGATCGCGACGTTTGGGTTAGCGGTGAAATCGCAGCTTTGGGTGCCGTTGTCGTCAGCCAAGTTGCCCCACTCCTTCAATTTGGCATGGACGCCCTACAGGACGCCTAG
- a CDS encoding ester cyclase has translation MTDLKDLPHRFARAMETHDVATIGEWVHEDYVQHNPFVPQGIPGVAFFVNAWNEGFSDTKVTVEDVIVDGDRVVGRFTFRAKHTGSFIGVPATGKDITMTSIDIWRIKDGKFAEHWDEHNGLEFFEQIGGRPGKPPAGK, from the coding sequence ATGACTGACCTTAAAGACCTCCCACACCGCTTTGCCCGTGCAATGGAAACCCATGACGTCGCCACCATTGGCGAATGGGTCCATGAAGACTACGTGCAGCACAACCCTTTTGTTCCACAAGGCATCCCCGGCGTTGCGTTCTTCGTAAACGCTTGGAACGAAGGGTTCAGCGATACCAAAGTCACCGTCGAAGACGTGATCGTTGACGGTGATCGTGTTGTCGGACGCTTTACATTCCGCGCCAAGCATACGGGCTCGTTCATTGGTGTGCCTGCTACCGGCAAGGACATCACGATGACCAGTATCGACATTTGGCGCATCAAGGATGGCAAATTTGCCGAGCATTGGGACGAGCACAATGGCCTCGAGTTCTTTGAACAGATTGGTGGCCGCCCCGGTAAGCCGCCAGCAGGCAAGTAA
- a CDS encoding TetR/AcrR family transcriptional regulator, with amino-acid sequence MAKIVDREAMQNSLLNAATEVYIEKGYHSATIADVAEGAGVAKGTLYLYFKNKESIAVAIVDRHFERLQANLMTQSNPETLEEMMDRLRNSTTIPDDATRLIRLFYEMFGPSLDGDPVVTKLGEFFEQLGLNYEAQIGYLQSKKLVHSDIDPAHFGRALASVVDGLILHRGLFSLPKQRFAKIREQALNMVHRGLVPA; translated from the coding sequence ATGGCCAAAATCGTTGATCGCGAGGCAATGCAGAACAGTCTGTTAAATGCAGCGACGGAAGTATACATTGAAAAGGGATACCATTCGGCGACCATCGCTGATGTGGCAGAAGGCGCAGGTGTCGCTAAAGGTACCCTATATCTCTATTTCAAGAACAAAGAAAGTATCGCAGTCGCAATCGTTGACCGGCACTTTGAGAGGTTGCAAGCGAATCTTATGACACAAAGCAATCCTGAAACTCTTGAAGAGATGATGGATCGACTCAGAAACAGCACGACAATTCCGGACGATGCAACCCGCCTCATTCGTTTGTTCTATGAGATGTTTGGCCCAAGCCTGGATGGTGACCCCGTTGTCACAAAGCTTGGAGAATTCTTCGAACAACTGGGCCTCAATTACGAAGCGCAGATCGGATACCTACAGTCCAAGAAACTGGTTCATAGCGATATCGATCCCGCCCATTTTGGCAGGGCCCTCGCCTCGGTTGTTGATGGCCTGATTTTGCATCGAGGATTGTTCAGCCTCCCAAAACAACGATTTGCGAAAATTCGCGAACAAGCGCTCAATATGGTTCATCGCGGACTTGTGCCCGCATGA